A region from the Palaemon carinicauda isolate YSFRI2023 chromosome 9, ASM3689809v2, whole genome shotgun sequence genome encodes:
- the LOC137646474 gene encoding SCAN domain-containing protein 3-like — protein sequence MHTYIHGNEVEKGLIASYKVSKLIAKCGKSHTIGETLIIPAVKEIISTMMPTQKDITPSIPLSNSSVSSRIDEMASDIENKLYDELKTTQFSLQLDETTLRDNEALILAYVRYINSSHAVVEEFLFAEKLEVDTKGSTVYKAVEQFFKQKGIPLSNVIACATDGAPSMVGRHRGFIAHLKREVPDIFTIHCVIHRQHLAAKHLSDRLHSTLQAVIKAVNRIKAHSLNDRIFRQLCHENEEEFERLLLHTEVRWLSKGNCLRRFYDLYDSVLDFFKCKLLDEKISTDLENRRADVAYLSDIFNKLNEVNIKLQGTKMCLIKAKGIIMAFISKLDFYKSCLLRLDLNQFPSLKALKENQTDDSCLSDTDLDCYSSHLQALKEDMTIRFKDLKELKIPEWVVNPFQADATNADPNLVEELIDLQNDIEGKVLFQQIGYEAFWPKEQDKYPHLWKKIKLLLLAFPSSYLVEKGFSVVLQLLTKQRNRLQICKRGDLRLCLSNIEPDIIKLASSHQAQGSH from the coding sequence atgcacacatatatacacggaAATGAAGTTGAGAAAGGACTTATTGCATCTTACAAAGTTTCAAAGCTTATTGCTAAATGTGGAAAATCGCACACTATTGGTGAAACTCTTATTATACCAGCAGTGAAAGAAATCATCAGTACCATGATGCCCACTCAAAAAGATATAACTCCTTCAATTCCGTTGAGCAATAGTTCAGTGTCTTCCAGAATTGATGAAATGGCAAGTGACattgaaaataaactttatgatGAACTCAAAACAACACAATTTTCTTTACAACTTGATGAGACAACACTACGCGACAATGAAGCTTTGATACTGGCTTATGTGCGCTATATAAATAGCAGTCATGCAGTTGTTGAAGAGTTTCTGTTTGCTGAAAAATTAGAGGTTGACACTAAAGGTTCAACGGTTTATAAGGCAGTTGAACAATTCTTTAAACAGAAAGGAATTCCACTTTCAAATGTTATTGCTTGTGCAACCGATGGAGCACCGTCAATGGTTGGACGCCATCGTGGATTTATAGCACATCTGAAAAGAGAAGTTCCGGATATCTTTACAATCCACTGCGTCATTCACAGGCAGCATTTAGCTGCAAAGCATCTCAGTGACAGATTGCATAGTACCCTGCAAGCTGTTATCAAAGCAGTGAATAGGATCAAAGCCCATTCATTGAATGACCGCATCTTTCGCCAACTTTGtcatgaaaatgaagaagaatttgaACGGCTCTTGCTACATACGGAAGTCAGATGGCTTTCAAAAGGCAACTGTCTACGACGCTTTTATGACCTCTATGATTCTGTTCTTGATTTCTTTAAGTGTAAATTATTGGACGAGAAAATTAGTACAGATTTGGAAAACAGAAGAGCAGATGTTGCTTATTTGTCTGATATTTTCAACAAATTAAATGAGGTCAACATTAAATTGCAAGGAACCAAAATGTGTCTCATCAAAGCAAAGGGAATAATAATGGCATTTATTAGTAAATTAGATTTCTACAAAAGCTGTTTACTAAGACTAGACTTAAATCAGTTTCCTAGCTTAAAAGCACTGAAGGAAAACCAAACCGATGATTCTTGTTTGTCAGACACTGATCTAGACTGCTATTCCTCTCATCTTCAAGCACTGAAAGAAGATATGACGATCAGATttaaagatctcaaagaattgaaaATACCAGAGTGGGTTGTAAATCCATTCCAGGCTGATGCAACCAATGCTGATCCAAATCTAGTTGAAGAACTTATAGACTTGCAAAATGACATTGAAGGTAAAGTGTTGTTTCAGCAGATTGGCTATGAAGCTTTCTGGCCAAAGGAACAAGATAAATATCCTCATctttggaaaaaaatcaaattattattgttagcatttcCTTCATCATACCTGGTAGAGAAAGGATTCAGTGTTGTCTTGCAACTCTTGACTAAGCAGAGAAATAGATTGCAAATATGTAAAAGGGGTGACTTGAGGCTCTGTTTATCAAATATTGAACCTGATATTATTAAGTTGGCAAGTTCTCACCAAGCCCAAGGTAGTCATTAA